In Anthocerotibacter panamensis C109, the sequence GGGAATTTCGGCGTACGCTCGGGACCACGTTGGTCTGGCTCGCCGACGAATGGTACCTGCTCACCGGAAAACCCCTGCCTAGCTCCGCGCACTACGAAGACTACCAGCAAATTGGCAATGGCGTGGGTTCCCTCAGGCTCTTTTTGCAGCAATTCGCCCGCGCCCAGAAGCGTTTGCCCCCATCCCTGCCCCGTCCGTTGCAGCTACATTGGGTGGTAGGGATGGCCGTAGCAGAAGTTTTTGCCCCTGTTGTCGCGCGCTTTAAAGCTATTGCTGGACTGACTCTGGAACTCGTACCCATCGAGAGTACGTTTTGGGGAGAGCGCATCACGGTCACAGGATTGCTGACCGGTTCCGATGTCCTGGTGGGGTTAAAAGACCGCCCCTTGGGTGATGGGGTCTTGCTTCCGGCGCTGATGCTCAAGGACGGGGAGGAATTTTTGGACAGTGTGACCCTTACGCAAGTGCGTGCTGCGCTTGCGGCTCCGGTCTATGTGGTGCCCTCTCAGGCTGAAGCCTTGGTGGATTGGGTGCTGGCGCTGGCGCACCGGGAATCTTTCGTCTCCCATCCCGCCCGCAGCAACCCAACGGATGATAGCCGGGAATTTATTTCTGGCTCTGGTTCAGCGTAGCCAAAGGATTCTCCAGATTGACCTCTTCGAGGAAATAGACCGAGAGCGTCTGGAGGGAAGCAACCTGCGTGACCAACACCGAAGAGAGGACGCCATCAAGGGCTGCCTCCTGACGACCCGTCCCCTTATCTACCGCCTGGGTGCGTTGGGTGGTTCCGACAATAGAGCCCACCGCTCCGACTGCGACTGCCGCCGGACCAAAACCGGGGAGCAGCCCTAACAAAGACCCGCCCGCACCACTGTACTCACTGGTGGCATTGCCCCGCTGGTATTCGCGGCGCTCGGTGATGGGGGCTCCTAAAAATTCGCGGCTGGCGGACTGAAAACTGGTGGGTAGCGGATCACTGTTGGCGTTGATGCGGTAGACCTTGTTGTTGAGCAGCAGCGTCTCAAAAGTAAAGGTTCCCTGTCCCTCAACACCCCGCCGAAACTGCCCCGTCAAAATCGTGCCTTGGGGAAATTCGATCGCGTCCACTTTTCCTGCGACCGGGATCGAGACTGTCTGGTTCTCCTGGGCTGTGAGGGGCGGACCTTGCGGCGTCAAGACGACCAAACTCCCCCGAGCGCCTGCCGGAATAAAAGTAGGAGCGGGCTGAGGGCTTTGGATGGGCGCACGCGGGGCGAGCGGAGCTGCTTGGACCGGGACTGCGAGCAGGGCAAGCAATCCTAAAAGAGAATACCGGGGTCGGGGGACCATAGGTGAACCTCTACCTATCGCTAGAATACTGCATCCGTTCAATCTTGTTCCTTGCGTCCACCGAAACAAGCACGCTAGAACAGCGCTGTCCCCTTAAACTGAGCTTGGGTTCGTGCTCCCTCCCCACAGGTGCGCGGCGAGGGGAAAAGTTTGCCGGGGTTGGCGAGGTTTTTGGGGTCGAAGACTTTGCGGACCCACTGCATCGTGTCTAAATCTGCCTCGGTGAACATAGCAGGCATATAGCAACGCTTCTCTGCGCCGATGCCGTGTTCGCCCGAGATGCTGCCGCCCACAGCGACACAGAGTTTCAAAATTTCGCCGCCCAAGGTTTCTACTTGCTCCAAGGCTCCCGGAATATTGCCGTTGTAGAGGATGAGCGGGTGCAGGTTGCCGTCCCCGGCATGGAAGACATTCGCCACCCTATAGCCATATTTTTGCCCCAAGCGTTCGATTTCCTGGAGGACGTAGGTGAGCTTGGTACGAGGGATGACCCCGTCTTGAACGTAGTAGTTCGGGCTGAGCTGCCCCATCGCCGCGAATGCTGCCTTGCGCCCCTTCCAGAGCTTGAGGCGCTGCTCGGGGTCGGTCGCCGTTTTGATCGAACGGGCTGCGTTTTGGGTACAGATTTCCTCAACCAGACGGGCAAGGGCTGCCACCTCGACTTCAAGCCCGTCCACCTCGATGAGGAGAATGGCTCCGGCATCACGGGGATAACAGTTGGTGGCAACTACGTCCTCCACGGCGTTGATGCTGAGGTTGTCCATGATCTCCATGCCCGCCGGGATAATCCCCGCTCCGATGATGTCTGCAACTGCTTTGCCCGCCGCCTCGACGGTGGTGAAGTCCGCCAAAAGAACGCGAATGCTCTGCGGGGCTTTGAGTATCCTGAGCGTAATCTCTGTAGCGATCCCCAACGTGCCCTCAGAACCAACAAACAGTCCCGTCAGGTCATAACCGGGCATTTCCGGGACTGCTCCGCCGACCTCAATAATGGAGCCGTCTGGGAGGACCATTTTCAAGCCTAGGACATGGTTGGTGGTGACGCCGTACTTAAGACAGTGCACCCCCCCGGAATTTTCGGCGATATTGCCGCCTATCGAGCAGATGATCTGGCTGGAGGGGTCTGGAGCATAATAAAACCCGCTCCCGCTCACAGCCTGGGTCACCCAACTGTTGATCACGCCAGGTTGGACGACGACGCGCTGATTTTCTAGGTCAATTTTGAGTATTTTGCGCATCCAGGTGGTGACAATAAGGACACAATCCTCCACCGGGAGCGCCCCTCCAGAGAGCCCCGTGCCCGATCCCCGCGCCACAAAGGGAACCCCCGCACGGTTGCAGATTTGGATCACTTCAGCCACTTGCTCGGTAGTGCGGGGGAGGACGGCCACAGCGGGGCGTTGCCGAAAGGCGGTGAGCCCGTCGCACTCGAAGACAATCAATTCCTCCGGGGTCCAGACGACCCCTTTTTCCCCGACAATGGCCTGGAATTGTTGGACAAGGGGACGCCAATGACGCGCGGTGACCTGCGTGACCATGGATACCTGCTCTGGAGCTGGTCTCTTTCAGCGTACACGCAGAGGCCCACGGCTGGGGCGGTTAGGCTTTCCAGAAAAAGAGTGCGGTCAGCTCGCTACTTGGACATCGGGAGTAGGGATGCCCGCAGGTTGGACTTGACCGCCATTTGCCGCACAAGATAGTCATAGACTACCTGACAGATCTCAAACACCACCGGGTCAACGACCATATAGCGCACACTGGTCCCCACTGTGCGCCGCTGAAGAATCCCTGCCTGCCACAGGATATGCAAATGCTTGGAAATATTGGCCTGATTTCCACCCGTCTCGGCGATCACTTCACCGACACTCTGCTCCCCTTCCATAAGGACCTGAAGGATTTTTAAGCGCATGGGCTCAGCCAGGACACGGAAATAAGCTGCAATTTCAACCAACACCTCATCACTTAAGGCACCCATGGGCACGCTTCCCCCTGCTCTATGGTTAACCTTACCTTGACATCGCTTTACTGTTACTCAGTGAAAGCACGTAAATCCATAGAAAACAACTCATCTATAAGTATATGGCAAAAGCATGAAACGGCATACAGCTATTTACGCTTTAGTGGAAAAACGCTGCTCTTGCGCGCTATATCGCCACGGCTTCCATCAGTTCGATAGGCAGTCCATCCTGGTCACAGATAAAAGCAATCTGAAAATCCTGTCCGCCTATGGTCTGAAGGCGGGGTTCGAGCAGGACCGTGACTCCCTGGTTTTGGAGGTCGGTGACGAGTCCAGTCAGGTCATGCACCAGCAGCGAGAGGTGGTAGTAGCCCGTGTAATGCTCATCGAGCCAGCTATCGGGGGCGGGTTTGGGCTCGGGGATCTGGATGAGTTCGATCCGCCCATGGGGTCCTGCGAGCCAGCAGGCGAGGGTCATTCCGGTGGTGAACCGCTCCTCCACCCCAAAGCCCAACTTTTCGTAAAACGCCATCGCAGCAAAGATATCACGGGTCCGAATTGAGACGTGGTGGAGCATACTGCTGTCGGTCTAGGTTCTTTTATCGTACCGGCTACCTGTGGGATCGCGCGGTGGCTACGGCTATGGTGCAATAGAATCACAATGAATGCGCTCCGGGTCTCTCTGACAGACCGGGCAAGCAGGAGGTCCAGATGAGGAATCTTGTCGGCAAGCTCGTCCTGATAGTCTGGCTTGCCCTCCCCGTCATGGCGCAAAATCAGCCAGCCACAACACCGACCCAACCCCAAGTCAATCCTGCTCTGCGCACAGAATTGCTCCAGCGCGAAGTAGAGGACCAAGCCATCCGCAAGCAATTCGTCGTCGCCCAAAATAACGAACAACGGCGGGCTGAAATAGCCCAACAGATCGCTGATTCCGATCTCCAGAATACGGCCCGCCTCAAGGAGATCGTGCAACAGTATGGCTGGCCGGGGCGGAGTTTGGTGGACAGCGATGGAGCCAAGGCTGCCTTCACCCTAGTGCAGCACGCCGACCAGGACTTAGCATTTCAAAAACAGTGCCTTGCCCTGATCGAGCAAGCCGCCCTGCACAACGAAGTCCCCAAGGTTGCTGCTGCCTACCTGACTGACCGCCTGCGCATCAAAGAGGGTAAGCATCAAATCTATGGGACGCAGTACACCTTTGATGGGAGCAAGCTCTTTCCTACCACGCCGATTGAGGACGCCGCCACAGTCGATGAGCGGCGCAAAGAGGTGGGGCTTGCGCCCCTGTCCGAGTACGAAAGGCGTCTACATGAAATCTACAAGCTCCCCTGATACGTCGATGAGCCTATATCGTGGGTCCATAGGATTGGTATAGCTGAAAGATTCTACGGGAGCATGTGGGACTGAAAGTTATGGGTATTTGCTTGTCATCTTCGATGATTACAGGGGGCTTTTCAGCAATGTTCACAACGCACCTCTAAACAATAAGCCACGGATAGACCTCTTGCACAGACTGCCTTAGACGTCGCGCTAAGGTTAGACAGGCTTCAGCGGTCCTCTGCCGGATCCACTCCAGAGACTTCTTGCCCGGAGGAGTTGATGTAGCTCCACTTTTCACCCGTACGCACTTTGGCAAGACCATTGGCAAAGAAGGAGGTTTCGGTGTAGCGAGCGGGGATGACCAGCTTCCCTTGCGGGTCAATGTAGCCCCAACGACCACCCAGCTTTACTGAAGCCCGCTCTTCTGCAAAATAAGAAGCTTCCTCAAACTGTAAGGGGATGACCAGATTTCCTTGCTTATCGATATAGCCCCAGCGCCCTCCCATTTTGACCCCGGCGCGCCCCGAAAAAAAAGAAGCGACCGCATCGAAGCGCGGCTGAACCACAAACCGCCCGGTCTTATCGATGTAGCCGTATTGTTCTGCCACCTTGACTCCGGCCAGTCCATCGGAGAATGGGTAGACAAAATCGAAGCGCGGCTCAATCACAAACGCTCCGTTAGGATCAATGTAGCCATACTTGCTCCCTATTTTGACCGCTGCCAAGTCCCCATCAAACTTCCAGGCATAGTCGAATTGTGGGCGGATCAAGACCTGACCCCGATGATTCACATAGCCCCATTTGCCGTTTTGCTCTAGAGGAAAAAGCTGGTCTCCACCCACAAGTTGCGACGGCATATCACAGGCAGTCAGCCCTAAGATGCCCAAACTCAGACTCCATCGATATAGCGCCTTCATCCTCACCCCCCGCAATCACTTTATCATACTTCAAACATCCACGAATTGGCTCTAACAATATAAAATTTACAGTAATAAAACTAGCTATACATTAAGAATCGGCTCTTGATGGACTCTTGACAACTTTAGCTGTGGGAAACTTTAGGGGAAGTTTAGATACACTAATTTCGCTCAGGGTATGCTACAAGCAGATAGTTAAACCCAGCGAATGACGTGGTCAACCAACCGGTAAGTAGTGCTGCTGACCTGCTCCATAGATATCAATTAGGGGAGCGAATGTTTAAGGGGGCTAGCCTGCAAAGTGCTGACCTGCAAGGAGCCAATCTACACCAGGCAATCCTCTGGGGGGCTATTTTGTGGGGGGCCAATTTACAGCGGGCCAGCCTTCAAGAAGCTGTCCTACAGCGAGCTGATCTCCATGGAGCCGACCTCAAGGGAGCCAACCTCCGCGGGGCCTTTCTAGGGGCTGCTGACCTGAGAAAAGCCATTCTCCTGGAAGCTGACTTGACCGGGGCTAACCTGGAGGGCGCGGTGCTGAAGGGTGCCATTATGCCTGATGGTACGGTCCATCCTTAAGAACAACCCGTTTGGGCCAAAGCTACACGCGTATCCTCAGACAGATTTGTGCGAATTAGTACAATTATCGCTATACTAGGCAGAAGCTGCATGGTGCGTTTCAGCCAGGATTCGGCAGGAGCGTCGCCTGGGGGTGTTTGTGGTTGTGGGGATGAAGGCTTCTGGGCAAGAGATGCCCTGGCGGACTGTACTGGCCCTGATGGCGGGGATGTTGTTCCTTTTTGCCAATATCACCGCCTATTTCCCGGTCCTACCGCTCTTTATCCAAGGACAGGGGCACGATACAACGGCGGTGGGGATCGCTATGGCGGTGTTTGGGGCTGGGGTCTTGTGCTCTCGGCCTCTAGTCGGTCAGATGGTAGACCGTTGGGGCACCCGTCCGCTGTTGTTTTTAGGGGGCGGGCTACTCTTGCTGGTCCAACCGCTCTACGCCCTAGCGAATACCCTCCCTTTACTCTATGGGGTGCGCCTTCTTCATGGTCTGGCCTTAGCCTGTTTCGCAACCGCCACCCATACCGCCTTCACTCTGGCTGTCCCCCCTGTAGTCCGCACGCGCTACCTGGGCTATTTGAGCGCAGCGAACACCGTGGGGTTTGGGTTAGGTCCGGTAGCGGGGCTGTGGGCCTATCGCTCAGGGGATTATGAATTTTTTCTTGAGGCCATGGAAGCCGTGGCGCTGTGTGTCCTGCTCACTGTTTTTGCTGGTGCGGCGGTCAAGCCGACTGCGGTGCAGTCCTCCCCCTACCCCTGGTCGGTTATTCTGCGTTTCCCGGTGCGCGATGCCTGTCTCTTTACCTTGGTCGGAAGTTTTCTCCATGGTGGGATCACCAGCTATATTGCCCTGTGGAGCGATCAATCCGGGCTGTTTTTTGTAGTCTATGCGCTGACAGCAGTGGGGATTCGCCTACTGCTGGGCAACTGGGGGGACCGTCTGCCGGTGCGTTTGACCGGGGGATTAGCCCCACTCTTGATGGGTTTGGGTTGCACTGGTCTGTTCTTCAAAGCGGCGATTTTGCTGTGGGCAGTGGTCTATGGCTTAGGTTTTGGTCTGCTCTTCCCGGTCTTTTCGGCAGTCGTCGCGGGGGCTTCTAGCAATCAGGAGCGGGGGCGGGTTTTTAGTATTTTCCTCGGTGCTTTTGATCTAGGAATCACTTTGGGCAGTGGCCTGTTGGGTTATCTTTTGCCCTTCGGTACGCTGGGGGTGCTCTTTTTCGCGACGGGCTCGCTCGGCATTCTTTTGGGTCTCTACGGTTGGAGCGTGGGGCTAAAGGGGCTCAGTGACATAGCGTAGACTGGTTCACGCCGTCATGGAGGGCTTACGGCTAGGGGGGCTGCGCCGCTGTGCTAGGATAATCTATGTCTTGCGTCTGTAGCTCAGTGGATTAGAGTGGCAGGTTCCGGTCCTGTAGGTCGGGGGTTCGAATCCCTCCAGGCGCAGACTAGCTCCCTCGGGCTGCACGAAGTTTGGACGGGATTCATCCCGATGGTACCGAGATGCTTATTCATGCCATGGGGCACCACAGGAGTAATCGCAATGGCGCTGGAGCACATAGACCGTGGTCTGCCTGTAACTATTATCACGGGCTTTTTGGGTAGCGGTAAAACTACCTTGGTCAACCATATTCTCACGAATAATCAGGGCATCAAAACTGCCGTAATCGTCAATGAATTTGGAGATATCGGTATTGACAGTGCCCTCATTGTCTCGACGGACGAGAGCATGATTGAGCTGGATAACGGCTGCGTCTGCTGCACGGTGCGCGATGACCTGATCGAAGCGACGCTCAGGATCTTGGAGCGTCCCAATCCGGTAGATTACCTGATTATCGAGACCACAGGTTTGGCAGACCCCGGACCGATAGCCATGACTTTTATGAGCCCGCAACTACGCCCCCTGACTCGCTTGGATGGCATTGTCGGCATGGTAGATGCCCTGAATTATGCTCCAGACCTCTTTACTTCAGAGACTGCTGTCCATCAGATTGCCTACGCTGACGTTATTCTGCTCAACAAAACGGATGAAGTGACGCCTGAGCGTCTGGAGCAACTCCAGCAACAAATCAAAGACATTCAGCCTGAAGCGGCTATCCTTGCGACCCAAAATGCGGTGGTGGACCTGCGCTTGATCCTGGATGTAGGCGTCTTCAAACTGGAGAAGTACTTCCAGACGGAAGGTGCAGACCATTCCGATCATGGGCACAACCATCATGATCATGACCATCATGATCACCATCACCATGAGCACGACGATACCTGCGCTCCTGACTGCGGCCACGACCACACGCCCCACTTTGAGGCAGAAGGCTTCTCTTCGGTCTCGATTGAGCTTGATGAACCACTCAGTGTCCAAAAATTAGAGCGTTTCTTGAAGGACCTTCCCGGAGGCGTCTTCCGGGCTAAGGGCTTTTTGTGGGTCAAAGAGAGTGCTGACAAGATCGTTTTTCACATGGTCGGGCAGCGGATGCGCCTCGACTACGAAAAATGGAAAACCCCACCTAAAAATCAGGTTGTCTTCATCGGTCAACATCTCGATAAAGAAGCCATTCGGCAAGGGTTTCTAGACTGTGTGAGCACAAAAGCCAAGGCTAAGGCTCGGGGTTTTGGTCGCTAGCCAGGATTTATCCCTATGGGATTCATCTTTGTAGCCCATCCCAGCGTGCTACCTATAGGAACTGTTGGGAGGCCATGACAGAATGGTCTCTAGTCCTTTGACGGAGGAGTGCATGAAGCGCCGTAACCTTTGGCCTGGATTGTTAGTCCTGAGTGCTCTGGTGCTTGGCACCCCAGCCCAAGCCCAAAAAAAAGTCCTCAACCTCTATATCTGGTCGGAATATATCGACCCACAAATCATCAGCGACTTCGAGAAGGCAACAGGTAGCAAAGTGGTGGTCACCCTCTACGAATCCAACGAGGATATGGTCGCCAAACTCCAGGGCGGAGGCGTGAGTCAGTACGACATCGTGGTACCCACAGACTACATTATTCCTACGATGGTCAAGCTCAACCTGCTGCAACCCATCCAAAAAAACCTCATCCCCAACTTCAAAAACCTCAATCCCAAATTCACCAACCTCTCTTTTGATCCCGGTAACCTCTACACTGCCCCCTATCAATGGGGTACCGTCGGGCTCGCCTACCGCAAGGACAAAGTAAAAAAAGCTGTACGCTCTTGGGGGCTGATCTTCGACGCCAAACAGCAGCAGGGACCCTTTACACTCATCGATGACCAACGCCCGATGATTGGAGCCGCTGCCCTCTATCTGGGCTATGACATGAACACCACCGACAAAACCCAACTCCAAAAAGTTCAGCAAGTCCTGACTGAGAGCAAGAAGCGCAGTGCGGGTTTCATTGGCGGGGTGGGGGGGAAAAACCAGCTTTTGGCTGGGACGGCGGCGGTTGCGGTAGTCTACAACGGCGATGCTCTGCGTGCGGCTAAAGAAAATGCCAATATCGCCTACCTCATCCCCCAAGAGGGAGCCAATATTTGGCAGGACAACCTGGCGATCCCCGCCAAAGCGCCCCATCTGGAGTTGGCCCATCAGTTTATTAACTTTATCCTCAATGGCAAAGTGGGCGCTCAGTTGAGCAACTTCAACCAGTACGCCACGCCCAATAGTTCGGCGTTGAAGTTTATCAAGCCCCAAGATCTAAACAATCCGGCTATCTATCCCCTGCCTGCCACGATGGCTAAGCTCTACTTCAACAAAGCCATCAAGGGCAGCGACATGCGCCTCATTGATGCGCTATGGACCAACATCAAGAGCCAGTAGTTTAATCATGATCCATGACGCTAAGCACCCCCTTGACCCTTTGAGTGCTGAAGAACTGAGCGCTGCTGTCTTATTAGTGCGCCGCGAGAAGTCGTTGGACGCACAGTTCCGCTTCGCCTCCGTCGCACTCCATGAGCCCCCGAAGTCCGTGGTACGGCAGTTTCAACCGGGCGACCCTATCGACCGGGAAGCTTTTGTGATCCTGTTGGATAAGACCACCGGCACGACCTACCAAGCGGTTGTTTCTCTGACCCAAAAGACCCTCCACTCCTGGAAACCTATCCCTGGCGTGCAGCCGCGCATCATGGGTGAGGAGTTGGTGGCATGTGAGCAAGTGGTCAAAGCGCACCCGGAATTTCAGGAAGCGCTCGCCCGCCGGGGCATCACCGACCTGGACCTCGTGATGGTGGACCCCTGGGCAGGCGGGCACTATGGTTTCGAGGAAGAACAGGGGGTACGGCTCGCCCGTGCCCTATGCTGGCTGCGTGATTGCCCGACCGGAAATGCCTACGCCCGCCCCCTCGACGGGCTCGTGCCCGTAGTGGACTTAAACCGAATGGCAGTGCTCAGGGTCGAGGATCATGGTCTGGTCTCGATTCCTCCGCATCCCGGAAACTATACGGGCGAGTTCGTCAAACCCCGTGCACCGCTCAAACCCCTGGAGATCGTGCAACCTGAAGGCAGCAGTTTTGAGGTCACGGGCTATGCTGTTCGCTGGCAGCGTTGGCAGTTGCGGGTAGGGTTTACGCCCCGCGAGGGGGTGGTCCTCCACACGCTGGGCTATGAGGACCAAGGGCGGGTGCGCCCGATTCTCTATCGCGCTTCGCTGGCGGAGATGGTCGTGCCCTATGGCGACCCGCGACCCCAGCATTTTCGCAAGAATGCCTTTGACCTAGGCGAGCATGGGGTGGGGATGCTCACGAATTCCCTCAAGCTGGGCTGCGATTGCCTGGGCGAGATTTACTACTTCGATGCTTGGGTCTGCGACAGCCACGGGGAAGTGGTCTCCATTCCCCAAGCCATCTGCTTACACGAAGAGGACCACGGCATTCTCTGGAAACATACCGATTGGCGCAGAAATCACGCCGAGGTCCGCCGCTCTCGCCGTTTGGTGCTCTCTTTTGTAGCGACCGTCGATAATTATGACTACGGCTTTTATTGGTATTTTTATCAGGATGGAACGATTCAGTACGAAGCCAAACTGACAGGAATCTTGCTCACGGGGACGGCGCTCGACGAGGAGCAACCCCATTACGGCACCCTCGTCGCCCCGCGGGTCAATGCCCTGAACCATCAGCATTTCTTTGGGATGCGGCTGGATATGAGTGTGGACGGGGAGCATAACTCGGTCTACGAGGTGAATACCGAGGCACAACCTGCCGGTCCTGATAATCCACAGGGCAATGCTTTTTTCGCTCAATCTACGCTGCTTGCCACCGAGTCCGAGGCACAGCGCCTTATCAACCCGCTCTCTGCTCGCTCCTGGAACATTGTCAACCCCTGTGTCCTGAATAGTCTGGGTCAACCGGTCGCCTACAAACTTATCCCTGGAGAGAATGTCCTCCCCTTTGCCCACCCCGACTCCAGTATCCTCAAACGGGCGGGTTTTCTGACCAAGCACCTCTGGGTCACGCCCTACGAACCCGAGGAGCACTATCCTGCCGGAGATTATCCCAACCAACATCCCGGCGGCGAAGGCTTGCCCCGTTGGACTCAGGCAAATCGTCCGCTTGAGAACACCGATCTGGTCGTCTGGTACAATTTCGGGCACCATCACCTGCCGCGTCCTGAGGATTGGCCGGTCATGCCTGTCGCACACATCGGTTTTCTACTCAAGCCTACGGGTTTCTTTGACCGCAATCCCGCCCTGGATGTGCCGCCTTCAGGTAAGCACTGCCATAGCTAAGTAGGCAAGCGCTTTAAGTTACGATTGAGGCGGGTTCGAAGACCAAGCGATGCTGACCCAAACTAATCCCCTGGCTGAACAGCGCGTTGTACGCTACGACATCGACTGGGTAACTTTTGAGACGATCCTGGCTGCTGTCGGGGACCGTCGCCCGACTTTGCCCTTGAAATAGCCCTTCTCTAGATCGTTTGCCTATCTATGCTGCTTTAGGCGTACCCGAAATCTGGCGCTACACTGGACGGACCAGGTACGTGTTCTGGAGGCAGAAACCCTAGGTCAGACCGAAACCGTGCGCCGCTTCATCGCATCGATAAGGACGCTTCTTGATTGAGTACCCCTTAGCCTTTGAGCCCCTCCCCACTCCCTGTAGGCAAGAAGAAACGCTGACTCAAGGCAAAAAAGACCAGGATCGGCAGAATCGAAATGACCGATGCTGCTGCGATTAAGCGCCAATCTTCAGAGAAAGCACTCGCCAAAGTCGCCACGCCAAGAGGCAAGGTGAAGTAGTCTGGGTTATCGACCATAATGAGCGGCCAGAGGAAATCCCCCCACAGCCCGACAAAAGTAAACACAGCCAGCGTAGTCAGCGCAGGACGGATTGCGGGGACAAGGACGAACCACCAGGTTTGCAGCAGTCCGCAGCCATCGAGTCGGGCTGCTTCCTCCAACTCTTTGGGGACCGTCATGAACGCCTGACGCAATAAAAACACACCGAAGGCTGAGACCAGATAAGGGAAGACCAAACCCAGATAACTATTGGTCAAGTGTAGCTTCACAGCCAAGATATAGAGCGGGATCATCGTTATCTGAAAAGGGATCATTAAGGTGCCGATGACCAGCCAAAAAATCACCCTTTTGCCCGGAAAGGACAGCCTTGCCAACGGATAGGCAGCCAAAGCGCATAAGAAGAGATTGCAGACCACCGCGAGGACAGAGACGACGGTGCTGTTCCAGAGATAGCGAGCAAAGGGATAGTTATTCCAAACAAGCAAAAAATTAGCCCAGGTTGCTTGTTGGGGGAACAACTGCGGCGGATATTGGAAAATATTTTCGCCTGGGGACTTAAAAGCAGTACTCACAAGCCAGAAAAGGGGGCTAATTAGCAGCAAACCTACTCCCGCGAGGAGCGTGTAGTAGAGGGCGGTGGCGGCGGGACTTCGCTTGGGCATCCACCCAGTTTGCCATAGAGCCCCGGCTACGAGCGCCAAATCTGCCTGCGCATTGAGACAGAATGCCTCCTAGCGCGCAAAAGCTACGCTGGTTCGGTGGAGGGAATTTTTATAGAGAAACCTGATGGGCTTGTCCTCAGGCCCAACCCTGATTTATAGTGGGGAACTGCTGAATATATCGCCAGGAGTCCCACCGTGAAGTTAGCCGATGCACAGCCTCAAAAGGGAGCCCGTTTAGTCTCGAAGAAGCGGGTTGGCCGTGGGCATGCGGCGGGCCAGGGCAAGACCAGTGGTCTGGGGATGCGCGGACAAAAAAGTCGCTCCGGCGGCGGCGTGCGCCCCGGTTTTGAAGGGGGTCAGACCCCTCTTTACCGTCGCCTGCCCAAGCTCAGCTATTTCTCCAACCCCAACCGAGTCGCCAATACCGAGATCAGCGTGGGTAAATTAGCGCAACTGCCCGCCGGAACCGAAGTCACCCATGCGAGCCTCGCCGCCCTCAAGATCGTGAGCAAGCACGGAGCCCTGCGTGTCCTAGGCACCGGGGAGATCACCGTCCCGCTCAACGTGACCGCCACCCACTTTACTGCTAGCGCCCGCGCCAAAATTGAAGCCGCAGGCGGAACCTGTACCGAAAGCTGAATGTGTCCATAAAAACGGGGGGCTTTGCCTCCCATTTTTGTGCTACTTAAGTAAAAATCACACGCTTGACCTCAAGCCTATGGGTGCGTCCCAAGGTGACCGACCTTGACATAAATAGTACAGCCCATCTCGGTGAAAGGTTGGTGCACACTACCGGGTGGGTTGCGCAGCCACGTCCCCTGCGGGTAGACACCCTCCTCATCCGCCAACGTGCCCGAGAG encodes:
- the rplO gene encoding 50S ribosomal protein L15, which translates into the protein MKLADAQPQKGARLVSKKRVGRGHAAGQGKTSGLGMRGQKSRSGGGVRPGFEGGQTPLYRRLPKLSYFSNPNRVANTEISVGKLAQLPAGTEVTHASLAALKIVSKHGALRVLGTGEITVPLNVTATHFTASARAKIEAAGGTCTES
- a CDS encoding carbohydrate ABC transporter permease, whose protein sequence is MPKRSPAATALYYTLLAGVGLLLISPLFWLVSTAFKSPGENIFQYPPQLFPQQATWANFLLVWNNYPFARYLWNSTVVSVLAVVCNLFLCALAAYPLARLSFPGKRVIFWLVIGTLMIPFQITMIPLYILAVKLHLTNSYLGLVFPYLVSAFGVFLLRQAFMTVPKELEEAARLDGCGLLQTWWFVLVPAIRPALTTLAVFTFVGLWGDFLWPLIMVDNPDYFTLPLGVATLASAFSEDWRLIAAASVISILPILVFFALSQRFFLPTGSGEGLKG
- a CDS encoding CobW family GTP-binding protein — translated: MALEHIDRGLPVTIITGFLGSGKTTLVNHILTNNQGIKTAVIVNEFGDIGIDSALIVSTDESMIELDNGCVCCTVRDDLIEATLRILERPNPVDYLIIETTGLADPGPIAMTFMSPQLRPLTRLDGIVGMVDALNYAPDLFTSETAVHQIAYADVILLNKTDEVTPERLEQLQQQIKDIQPEAAILATQNAVVDLRLILDVGVFKLEKYFQTEGADHSDHGHNHHDHDHHDHHHHEHDDTCAPDCGHDHTPHFEAEGFSSVSIELDEPLSVQKLERFLKDLPGGVFRAKGFLWVKESADKIVFHMVGQRMRLDYEKWKTPPKNQVVFIGQHLDKEAIRQGFLDCVSTKAKAKARGFGR
- a CDS encoding polyamine ABC transporter substrate-binding protein, with translation MKRRNLWPGLLVLSALVLGTPAQAQKKVLNLYIWSEYIDPQIISDFEKATGSKVVVTLYESNEDMVAKLQGGGVSQYDIVVPTDYIIPTMVKLNLLQPIQKNLIPNFKNLNPKFTNLSFDPGNLYTAPYQWGTVGLAYRKDKVKKAVRSWGLIFDAKQQQGPFTLIDDQRPMIGAAALYLGYDMNTTDKTQLQKVQQVLTESKKRSAGFIGGVGGKNQLLAGTAAVAVVYNGDALRAAKENANIAYLIPQEGANIWQDNLAIPAKAPHLELAHQFINFILNGKVGAQLSNFNQYATPNSSALKFIKPQDLNNPAIYPLPATMAKLYFNKAIKGSDMRLIDALWTNIKSQ
- a CDS encoding primary-amine oxidase codes for the protein MIHDAKHPLDPLSAEELSAAVLLVRREKSLDAQFRFASVALHEPPKSVVRQFQPGDPIDREAFVILLDKTTGTTYQAVVSLTQKTLHSWKPIPGVQPRIMGEELVACEQVVKAHPEFQEALARRGITDLDLVMVDPWAGGHYGFEEEQGVRLARALCWLRDCPTGNAYARPLDGLVPVVDLNRMAVLRVEDHGLVSIPPHPGNYTGEFVKPRAPLKPLEIVQPEGSSFEVTGYAVRWQRWQLRVGFTPREGVVLHTLGYEDQGRVRPILYRASLAEMVVPYGDPRPQHFRKNAFDLGEHGVGMLTNSLKLGCDCLGEIYYFDAWVCDSHGEVVSIPQAICLHEEDHGILWKHTDWRRNHAEVRRSRRLVLSFVATVDNYDYGFYWYFYQDGTIQYEAKLTGILLTGTALDEEQPHYGTLVAPRVNALNHQHFFGMRLDMSVDGEHNSVYEVNTEAQPAGPDNPQGNAFFAQSTLLATESEAQRLINPLSARSWNIVNPCVLNSLGQPVAYKLIPGENVLPFAHPDSSILKRAGFLTKHLWVTPYEPEEHYPAGDYPNQHPGGEGLPRWTQANRPLENTDLVVWYNFGHHHLPRPEDWPVMPVAHIGFLLKPTGFFDRNPALDVPPSGKHCHS